Proteins from one Halogeometricum sp. S1BR25-6 genomic window:
- a CDS encoding TetR family transcriptional regulator, with protein MSEPPSEPGWARNAVRIARFEYRRSVRGLRESTGRFLLTVLGALFPTAMLVLFGVVVVGFVSADSVPVSDGLRGTVGMFWLFGTYLVAQRVVSTRPRPEAESLLLTTASTRSIAVGLALAETLRFLSYVALPILAVSALLTYAFGALAPLLVVPVVALLAVLTAVLVGSLVGYGTALLLDTSPFVARHKTALGVPLILVLMGGFFVVQAPELVGLDRGSLAWLPSGWFADLAAVGTPLVGSTLRAAVAGVGSLVVLVLGGVLLERETERLWFGDGPATADENHSETETGSKAETGTGTTEWRGLTAAVSPFAVPDFVDLPTRRVAEMSLLRARRDPKRLTFLLTPLFIFSGSLVGVIESLSELLSALPFLLAAFLPWVFGAATTLNFLGDEGSLLPVTLVAATPTQFVRGVLLPCVVYGTPLAAVLTALAAFAGGRSPLAALGLAAAAAFATLVAAPLGVAVGAYMPRFEGVSVARSDEVLPPRTGAVLLHGAAVLVPSGVLALLVGAPELADALLAPLASFASAAPALFRLSLAAAVALVGALVGLTGYRTALHRVRGFDPH; from the coding sequence ATGTCTGAGCCCCCGTCCGAACCCGGATGGGCGCGCAACGCCGTCCGCATCGCTCGCTTCGAGTACCGACGGTCGGTCCGTGGCCTCCGAGAGAGCACGGGGCGGTTCCTACTCACGGTCCTCGGTGCGCTGTTTCCGACGGCGATGCTCGTCCTGTTCGGCGTGGTGGTCGTGGGGTTCGTCTCCGCCGACTCGGTGCCCGTCTCCGACGGCCTCCGCGGCACCGTCGGGATGTTCTGGCTGTTCGGGACGTACCTCGTCGCTCAGCGCGTCGTCTCGACTCGCCCCCGCCCGGAGGCCGAGTCGCTGCTCCTGACCACCGCCTCGACGCGGAGCATCGCCGTCGGTCTCGCACTCGCCGAGACGCTGCGCTTTCTCAGCTACGTGGCGCTTCCGATACTCGCCGTGTCGGCGCTGCTGACGTACGCGTTCGGCGCCCTCGCTCCGCTCCTCGTCGTCCCCGTCGTCGCCCTTCTGGCGGTGCTCACCGCCGTCCTCGTCGGGTCGTTAGTCGGCTACGGAACCGCGCTGCTGCTCGACACCTCGCCGTTCGTCGCCCGGCACAAGACGGCGCTCGGGGTTCCGCTGATTCTGGTCCTCATGGGCGGGTTCTTCGTCGTGCAGGCGCCGGAACTGGTCGGCCTCGACCGGGGGTCGCTGGCGTGGCTCCCGTCCGGGTGGTTCGCGGACCTCGCGGCCGTGGGGACGCCGTTAGTCGGGTCGACGCTCCGCGCCGCCGTCGCCGGCGTCGGATCGCTCGTCGTCCTCGTTCTCGGCGGCGTCCTCCTCGAACGGGAGACGGAACGGCTGTGGTTCGGCGACGGACCGGCGACGGCTGACGAGAATCACTCCGAGACCGAGACTGGAAGCAAGGCCGAAACTGGAACCGGAACGACCGAGTGGCGCGGGCTAACCGCCGCCGTCTCGCCGTTCGCCGTCCCCGACTTCGTGGACCTGCCGACGCGCCGCGTGGCCGAGATGTCGCTCCTGCGCGCCCGCCGCGACCCCAAGCGACTCACGTTTCTCCTGACGCCGCTGTTCATCTTCTCCGGGTCGCTCGTCGGCGTCATCGAGTCGCTCTCCGAACTGCTGAGCGCGCTCCCGTTTCTCTTGGCGGCGTTCCTCCCGTGGGTCTTCGGCGCGGCGACGACGCTGAACTTCCTCGGCGACGAGGGGTCGCTCCTGCCGGTGACGCTGGTCGCGGCGACGCCGACGCAGTTCGTCCGCGGCGTCCTCCTCCCGTGCGTCGTCTACGGGACGCCCCTCGCCGCCGTGCTGACCGCGCTCGCGGCGTTCGCGGGCGGTCGTTCGCCGCTCGCCGCACTGGGACTCGCGGCCGCCGCGGCGTTCGCGACGCTCGTCGCCGCACCGCTCGGCGTCGCCGTCGGCGCGTACATGCCGCGGTTCGAGGGCGTCAGCGTCGCCCGCAGCGACGAGGTGCTCCCGCCGCGGACGGGCGCGGTGCTGCTCCACGGCGCCGCCGTCCTCGTCCCGTCGGGCGTGCTCGCGTTGCTCGTCGGCGCGCCGGAACTGGCAGACGCGCTCCTCGCACCGCTCGCGTCGTTCGCGTCCGCGGCGCCGGCGCTCTTCAGACTCTCGCTCGCCGCCGCCGTGGCTCTCGTCGGCGCTCTCGTCGGTCTCACCGGCTACCGAACGGCGCTGCACCGCGTCCGCGGGTTCGACCCGCACTGA
- a CDS encoding ABC transporter ATP-binding protein, producing the protein MPAIDASDLTKRYGDTLAVDGLSLSVPEGTVYGFLGSNGAGKTTTMRMLTGLSKPTAGTAAVGGAVVTDRAALRPRIGYMPEEPPLYDQATAFEQLEYVGGLRGIDAETARARGEELFEALGLDVGPADRIDDFSKGMRQKVAYAQTVLHDPAVVFLDEPTSGLDPRAARTLRDRIRRLADEGTTVFLSTHILPVVEEAADAVGILYEGSLVAEGSPDELVARAEAGEGGTLEDAFLDVTSSDPTQSGRSDEATENGNGPREESTLDV; encoded by the coding sequence ATGCCCGCTATCGACGCCTCCGACCTCACGAAGCGCTACGGCGACACCCTCGCGGTCGACGGTCTCTCGCTCTCCGTCCCCGAGGGGACGGTCTACGGCTTCCTCGGCTCGAACGGCGCGGGGAAGACGACGACGATGCGGATGCTCACCGGTCTGTCGAAACCTACCGCCGGAACGGCCGCCGTCGGCGGAGCGGTCGTCACCGACCGCGCCGCCCTCCGCCCCAGAATCGGCTACATGCCCGAGGAGCCGCCGCTGTACGACCAGGCGACGGCGTTCGAACAGTTGGAGTACGTCGGCGGCCTCCGCGGCATCGACGCCGAGACGGCCCGGGCGCGCGGGGAGGAACTGTTCGAGGCCCTCGGACTCGACGTCGGCCCCGCGGACCGCATCGACGACTTCTCGAAGGGGATGCGACAGAAAGTCGCGTACGCGCAGACGGTGCTGCACGACCCCGCCGTGGTGTTCCTCGACGAACCGACGTCGGGGCTGGACCCTCGCGCGGCCCGGACGCTCCGCGACCGCATCCGCCGACTCGCCGACGAGGGGACCACGGTGTTCCTCTCGACGCACATCCTGCCCGTCGTCGAGGAGGCGGCCGACGCCGTCGGCATCCTCTACGAGGGGTCGCTGGTCGCCGAGGGGTCGCCCGACGAACTCGTCGCCCGCGCCGAGGCGGGGGAGGGCGGGACGCTCGAAGACGCCTTCCTCGACGTGACGAGTTCGGACCCGACCCAGAGCGGTCGGAGTGACGAGGCGACCGAGAACGGCAACGGCCCACGCGAGGAGTCGACGCTCGATGTCTGA
- a CDS encoding Lrp/AsnC family transcriptional regulator: protein MDDADDAPDWTFKDRDTVILRELAADPQRSSRELTRILAEEHGIEVSHVTVSETIRRMREEGVFREAIVPNEEYYSFALFEFKFDPEHFAETWHDAMTYIRDDPHTLFYFLSDGEYQWKSVMMFESSQAQSKWIHEFYKRHGKVVSNLRNSAVHNVLKFSTDPELFARMNAEE from the coding sequence ATGGATGACGCCGACGACGCCCCCGACTGGACGTTCAAGGACCGCGATACGGTCATCCTGCGCGAGTTGGCCGCCGACCCGCAGCGCTCCTCGCGGGAACTGACGCGCATCCTCGCAGAGGAGCACGGCATCGAGGTGTCGCACGTCACCGTCTCGGAGACCATCCGTCGGATGCGCGAGGAGGGCGTCTTCCGGGAGGCCATCGTGCCCAACGAGGAGTACTACTCCTTCGCGCTGTTCGAGTTCAAGTTCGACCCCGAGCACTTCGCCGAGACGTGGCACGACGCGATGACGTACATCCGCGACGACCCGCACACCCTCTTTTACTTCCTCTCGGACGGCGAGTACCAGTGGAAGTCGGTGATGATGTTCGAGTCCTCGCAGGCCCAATCGAAGTGGATTCACGAGTTCTACAAGCGCCACGGGAAGGTGGTCTCGAACCTGCGGAACTCCGCCGTCCACAACGTCCTCAAGTTCAGCACCGACCCGGAACTGTTCGCGCGCATGAACGCCGAGGAGTGA